The window CGATCCGGCTCGTCTGCTTCCTGGCGGCGGTGATCGTGGGATCCGGGATCGTGATGTGGCTCCTCATCGCCGGTGCCGTCTTCCTGCCGCTCTTCGCCGTGGTCATCGCCAACGCCACCGACCAGCGCGACGACGGATTCACCCTCCCGGACTCGCCCGGCACCCATGAACTGACGGCGAGCGACCCGGACGAGCGCTGATTGCCTGCTCGACACGGCTCAATCTAAAGTTTGGTTTTGAACGAGCGCCATGCCATGATCGCTGAC is drawn from Nocardioides oleivorans and contains these coding sequences:
- a CDS encoding DUF3099 domain-containing protein, whose protein sequence is MAQPDAVRITTARSSAADDMKLRKRRYAWSMSIRLVCFLAAVIVGSGIVMWLLIAGAVFLPLFAVVIANATDQRDDGFTLPDSPGTHELTASDPDER